From Natronorubrum halophilum, a single genomic window includes:
- a CDS encoding IclR family transcriptional regulator translates to MGAGDPPLSSVKSVDRLFEIIRVLDEFDGARVTEVATMLEMPKSTVYGHLSTMHQHGYVIKEGNEYYLSLQFLRLGEHARWRKQAYKLAHDKVTWLADRTDERAQFIIEEHGKGVYVHRETSEHGVETDSNIGERVPLHATAAGKAILSALPAAYAESVLEDLEFERFTEHTITDPDELREELQAGRERNYVFNDEESTKGLSAVGVPVLEQSGAVLGAISVSGPTHRMNGDWFTEEIPLILLGTANELELDITFS, encoded by the coding sequence ATGGGAGCAGGTGATCCGCCGCTGTCGTCTGTAAAGTCCGTCGATCGGTTGTTCGAGATCATTCGCGTTCTTGACGAGTTCGATGGCGCGCGCGTCACCGAAGTCGCGACCATGCTCGAGATGCCGAAAAGTACCGTCTACGGCCACCTGTCGACGATGCACCAGCACGGGTACGTGATCAAGGAGGGAAACGAGTACTACCTCAGCCTCCAGTTTCTCCGACTCGGAGAGCACGCGCGATGGCGAAAGCAGGCGTACAAACTCGCCCACGACAAGGTGACGTGGCTGGCGGACCGAACCGACGAACGCGCCCAGTTTATCATCGAAGAGCACGGGAAAGGGGTCTACGTGCACCGGGAGACGAGCGAACACGGCGTGGAAACCGACTCGAATATCGGCGAACGCGTCCCCTTGCACGCCACCGCCGCGGGAAAGGCGATTCTCAGTGCCCTCCCCGCCGCGTATGCGGAGTCGGTACTCGAGGACCTCGAATTCGAGCGATTCACCGAGCACACGATAACGGACCCCGACGAACTCCGCGAGGAGCTTCAGGCCGGCAGGGAGCGGAACTACGTTTTCAACGACGAAGAGAGTACGAAGGGATTGAGCGCGGTCGGCGTTCCGGTACTGGAACAGTCGGGTGCGGTCCTCGGTGCGATCAGCGTCTCGGGGCCGACGCATCGAATGAACGGCGACTGGTTCACCGAGGAGATTCCACTGATACTCCTCGGAACGGCCAACGAACTCGAACTCGACATCACGTTTTCGTAG
- a CDS encoding hydantoinase/oxoprolinase family protein has protein sequence MTSKSGSGSETRVGVDVGGTNTDVILVTPEGERTFKTPSTADPSESTITGIVEVCRHAGIDPDEVDQILHGTTVATNALIEHEGARTGLLTTKGFRDVLHIGRHRKPHSFSLQQTIPWQEHPVVERRHRKEITERVYPPDEIITPLDENGVLEATADLVDDGVESIAVCYLHSYLNREHEDRTKELIGEAFPDVSVSTSSDVVAQFREFERFTTTAINARLEPVMSTYLTRLSDGLADEGFDAEVLIMQSNGGMASVQNVAERPVTTLVSGPAAGVLSAAFEGGRVDEPNLVMLDMGGTSADISVIPGRVLERDPRDSTVGGYPTITPMLDIETIGAGGGSIAWFDDAMGFNVGPKSAGADPGPACYARGNDRPTTTDAQVVLGRIDPDSFLGGELDLEPERSRAALQTRLCDRTDQSQFETPERAALATLEVANTNMYRAIREQTVQRGYDPREYTMVAFGGAGPMHGASIAEKLGVSTVLIPPSPGIASARGLLTGNVKYDYQQTVSSPLEAVGGEFVEEAFERLEARGRAQLERDEIESSRWAFRSSVDCLYDGQGYELNIDFDGTDGDWHARLRERFEARHEAEYGHYFEDDPVELLNVRVTATGDVQSYAPPEIAATGDLSAAQTTESTVVFGTADTPKEMTVPRYDRAKLAAEHVIGGPAIIDEFDSTVVVNPGWEATIGENGSITLRTEDHQ, from the coding sequence ATGACTAGCAAGAGTGGCAGCGGCAGCGAGACCCGCGTCGGCGTCGACGTCGGTGGAACGAACACCGACGTGATCCTCGTCACGCCCGAGGGGGAGCGTACCTTCAAGACCCCGTCGACGGCGGACCCATCGGAGTCGACGATCACCGGTATCGTCGAAGTCTGTCGACACGCCGGTATCGATCCTGACGAGGTCGACCAGATTCTCCACGGAACGACGGTGGCGACGAACGCCCTCATCGAACACGAGGGTGCGCGAACGGGGCTCCTCACGACGAAGGGGTTCCGAGACGTGCTTCACATCGGACGCCACCGGAAGCCCCACAGCTTCTCGCTTCAGCAGACGATTCCCTGGCAAGAACACCCGGTCGTCGAGCGACGACACCGCAAAGAGATCACGGAGCGCGTGTATCCGCCCGACGAGATTATCACGCCCCTCGACGAGAACGGTGTACTCGAGGCGACCGCCGACCTCGTCGACGACGGCGTCGAATCGATCGCCGTCTGTTACCTCCACTCCTATCTGAACCGCGAGCACGAAGACCGGACGAAAGAGCTCATCGGCGAGGCGTTCCCCGACGTCAGCGTCTCGACCTCGAGCGATGTCGTCGCCCAGTTCCGCGAGTTCGAGCGGTTCACGACGACGGCGATCAACGCGCGGCTGGAGCCCGTGATGTCGACGTACCTCACTCGACTCAGCGACGGCCTCGCCGACGAAGGGTTCGACGCCGAGGTGCTCATCATGCAGTCGAACGGCGGAATGGCGAGCGTGCAAAACGTCGCCGAACGGCCGGTAACGACGCTCGTCTCCGGGCCGGCCGCCGGGGTGCTCTCGGCGGCGTTCGAAGGTGGACGCGTCGACGAACCGAACCTGGTCATGCTGGACATGGGCGGAACCAGCGCCGACATCTCCGTGATTCCGGGGCGCGTTCTCGAGCGCGATCCGCGCGACAGCACCGTCGGCGGCTACCCCACGATCACCCCGATGCTCGACATCGAAACGATCGGCGCGGGCGGCGGCTCGATCGCCTGGTTCGACGACGCGATGGGATTCAACGTCGGGCCGAAAAGCGCCGGCGCGGACCCCGGTCCGGCGTGTTACGCCCGCGGTAACGACCGGCCGACGACGACCGACGCCCAGGTCGTCCTCGGACGGATCGATCCCGACAGCTTCCTCGGCGGCGAACTCGACCTCGAGCCGGAGCGCTCTCGAGCGGCGTTGCAGACGCGGCTGTGTGACCGCACCGACCAGTCGCAGTTCGAGACGCCGGAACGGGCCGCGCTCGCGACGCTCGAGGTCGCGAACACGAACATGTACCGCGCGATCCGGGAGCAGACGGTCCAACGCGGGTACGATCCGCGCGAGTACACGATGGTCGCGTTCGGCGGTGCCGGGCCGATGCACGGGGCGAGCATCGCCGAGAAACTGGGCGTGTCGACGGTGTTGATCCCGCCGTCGCCGGGGATCGCGTCCGCTCGCGGGCTCCTGACGGGGAACGTCAAGTACGACTACCAGCAGACGGTCAGCAGTCCGCTCGAGGCGGTCGGCGGCGAGTTCGTCGAGGAGGCGTTCGAACGGCTCGAAGCGCGCGGACGTGCGCAGTTGGAGCGCGACGAGATCGAGTCGTCTCGGTGGGCGTTCAGGTCGTCGGTCGACTGCCTGTACGACGGACAGGGCTACGAGTTGAACATCGACTTCGACGGCACGGACGGAGACTGGCACGCCAGGCTTCGCGAGCGGTTCGAAGCCCGACACGAGGCCGAGTACGGCCACTACTTCGAGGACGACCCGGTCGAACTCCTCAACGTGCGCGTGACGGCGACCGGCGACGTCCAGTCGTACGCGCCGCCCGAAATCGCGGCGACAGGGGATCTCTCCGCGGCCCAGACGACGGAGTCGACGGTCGTCTTCGGAACCGCGGACACCCCGAAAGAGATGACCGTGCCGCGATACGACCGCGCGAAACTGGCGGCCGAACACGTGATCGGCGGCCCGGCCATCATCGACGAGTTCGACAGCACCGTCGTCGTCAACCCCGGCTGGGAGGCGACGATCGGCGAGAACGGATCGATTACACTGCGGACGGAGGACCACCAATGA
- a CDS encoding hemolysin family protein has product MVDLAISVAQLAGAFVLVFLNGFFVAAEFAYVRVRSSAVEQIVAEGRTGSAVLQEAVDNLDDYLAVTQLGITIASLGLGWLGEPAIAALLEPVLAPVLPENVLHLVAFAIGFSIITFLHVVFGELAPKTISIAEPERVALLVSPPMKAFYYLFVPGIIVFNGTANRFTRLIGIPPASETDETLTEEEIRTVLSRSGREGQIDTAEVEMIEQVFTLDDTIAREVMVPRPDVATVTSDLPLSELRSLIIEADHTRYPVLDAVESDQVVGFVDVKDVLRAIDSDESDVAGSVTAGDIARDMPVVPETTPIGDLLAQFQRDQGQVAAVIDEWGVFEGFVTIEDIVEQVVGDIRDEFDADEPAIDRRDDGTFAVDGSVTVSAVSERLDADFEADEFDTIGGLVLDRLGRAPEVGDRITVDGYTLTVADVEGARITSLMIRRDGSQT; this is encoded by the coding sequence ATGGTAGATCTCGCGATTTCTGTGGCGCAACTCGCCGGTGCATTCGTGCTGGTCTTTCTGAACGGCTTTTTTGTCGCCGCGGAGTTCGCCTACGTCCGCGTTCGCTCGTCGGCCGTCGAGCAAATCGTCGCGGAAGGGCGGACTGGATCGGCCGTCCTGCAGGAGGCCGTCGACAACCTCGATGACTACCTCGCGGTCACGCAACTCGGGATCACGATCGCCTCGCTCGGGCTGGGATGGCTCGGCGAACCGGCCATTGCGGCGCTGCTCGAGCCGGTGCTTGCGCCAGTCCTCCCCGAAAACGTCCTTCACCTGGTCGCTTTCGCCATCGGCTTCAGCATCATCACGTTCCTCCACGTCGTCTTCGGAGAACTCGCCCCGAAGACGATCTCGATCGCCGAGCCGGAACGGGTCGCCTTGCTGGTATCGCCGCCGATGAAGGCCTTTTACTACCTGTTCGTTCCCGGTATCATCGTCTTCAACGGGACGGCGAACCGCTTTACGCGACTGATCGGGATTCCGCCGGCCTCGGAAACCGACGAGACTCTCACCGAAGAGGAGATCCGGACCGTGCTGTCCCGATCCGGCCGCGAGGGCCAAATCGACACGGCTGAGGTGGAGATGATCGAACAGGTCTTCACGCTCGACGATACGATTGCCCGAGAGGTGATGGTCCCCCGGCCGGACGTCGCGACCGTTACCAGCGATCTTCCGCTCTCGGAGCTTCGCTCGCTGATCATCGAGGCGGATCACACCCGCTATCCCGTCCTCGATGCCGTAGAGTCCGATCAAGTGGTTGGATTCGTCGACGTCAAGGACGTGTTACGGGCGATCGACTCCGACGAGAGCGACGTTGCCGGGTCCGTGACGGCCGGCGACATCGCGCGCGATATGCCGGTCGTCCCGGAGACGACGCCCATCGGCGACCTCTTAGCGCAGTTTCAGCGCGATCAGGGACAGGTAGCCGCGGTGATCGACGAATGGGGCGTCTTCGAGGGGTTCGTGACCATCGAGGACATCGTCGAACAGGTCGTCGGCGACATCCGCGACGAGTTCGACGCCGACGAGCCGGCGATCGACCGCCGCGACGACGGCACGTTCGCCGTCGACGGCTCCGTCACCGTTTCCGCGGTCAGCGAACGACTGGACGCTGACTTCGAGGCCGACGAGTTCGATACCATCGGCGGCCTCGTTCTGGACCGTCTGGGACGGGCACCCGAAGTCGGCGATCGGATCACCGTCGACGGCTACACACTCACGGTCGCTGACGTCGAGGGTGCACGGATAACGTCGCTTATGATTCGCAGGGACGGATCACAGACGTGA
- a CDS encoding amidase, giving the protein MSGSGLAEMRTQAERLGFDLPNSILEEILETATDGEASPTATAPTAEGVGHASDDDENALLAVFDDPRVRTDAGPLSGKTLAVKDNIAVADLEMTCGSAAYSVVPSFTAPAVERLLEAGIAVVGKANMEPFAMGPTGEFSDFGHVTNPLDPDRVAGGSSSGSAAAVAAGTVDVALGTDTGGSVRIPSACCGIVGVKPSHRLVPRYGFVDFAPSLDTIGPMTRDVSTAASALAAMAGPDPRDPTSADRSLEFETLDELEDVDGLTVGIPDTPFERASSEVADAVRTISDRLSTLGIKAVPVELDLGDTEAAYLNIGAAEFSWLVSGNGVTRGQGTGYNEALRQAFESAREAGLGEHVARRILPPAFLDMTSGGASYAAAREEGLAFAARLAAAFESVDALVTPTLRVLPPEIETVTTRADLLPILGNTAPFNIAGTPAVTVPVTSIDDVPVSAQAIAPRFEDGRALRVARALERVTD; this is encoded by the coding sequence ATGAGCGGATCCGGCCTCGCCGAGATGCGAACTCAAGCCGAACGTCTCGGCTTCGACCTCCCGAATTCGATCCTCGAGGAGATCCTCGAGACGGCGACCGACGGCGAGGCGAGTCCGACGGCCACCGCACCGACCGCGGAGGGCGTCGGTCACGCCTCCGACGACGACGAAAACGCGCTGCTGGCCGTCTTCGACGACCCGCGAGTGCGCACCGACGCCGGGCCCCTCTCGGGGAAGACGCTCGCGGTCAAGGACAACATCGCCGTCGCCGACCTCGAGATGACCTGCGGCTCGGCCGCCTACTCCGTGGTCCCGTCGTTCACCGCACCGGCGGTCGAGCGACTCCTCGAGGCGGGCATCGCCGTCGTCGGCAAAGCCAACATGGAGCCCTTCGCGATGGGGCCGACGGGCGAGTTCAGCGATTTCGGCCACGTCACGAACCCGCTCGATCCCGACCGCGTGGCCGGCGGCTCCTCGAGCGGCAGCGCCGCCGCCGTCGCGGCCGGCACCGTCGACGTCGCACTCGGCACCGACACGGGCGGCAGCGTCCGCATCCCGTCGGCCTGCTGTGGCATCGTCGGCGTCAAACCGTCGCACCGACTCGTGCCGCGGTACGGCTTCGTCGACTTCGCGCCCTCGCTGGACACGATCGGGCCGATGACGCGCGACGTCTCGACGGCCGCCAGTGCGCTCGCGGCGATGGCCGGTCCGGACCCTCGCGATCCGACTTCTGCCGATCGCTCGCTCGAGTTCGAAACGCTCGACGAACTCGAGGACGTCGACGGCCTGACCGTCGGTATCCCCGACACGCCGTTCGAGCGCGCGTCGAGCGAGGTCGCCGACGCCGTCCGGACGATCAGCGATCGGCTCTCGACGCTCGGTATCAAGGCGGTGCCCGTCGAACTCGACCTCGGCGACACCGAAGCGGCCTACCTGAACATCGGCGCGGCGGAGTTCTCGTGGCTCGTGTCCGGAAACGGCGTGACCAGGGGACAGGGAACGGGCTACAACGAAGCGCTCCGTCAGGCGTTCGAATCGGCGCGCGAGGCGGGGCTGGGCGAACACGTCGCGAGACGCATCTTGCCGCCCGCGTTCCTCGACATGACGAGCGGCGGAGCGTCCTACGCCGCCGCTCGGGAGGAGGGGCTCGCCTTCGCCGCCCGGCTCGCCGCGGCGTTCGAATCCGTCGACGCCCTCGTTACGCCGACGCTTCGCGTCCTTCCTCCGGAGATCGAGACGGTCACGACGCGAGCGGATCTGCTGCCGATCCTCGGAAACACGGCCCCGTTCAACATCGCCGGGACGCCGGCCGTGACGGTTCCCGTGACGTCGATCGATGACGTACCGGTGAGCGCACAGGCGATCGCGCCCCGGTTCGAGGACGGGCGGGCGCTCCGCGTGGCGCGGGCGTTAGAGCGCGTTACCGACTGA
- a CDS encoding hydantoinase B/oxoprolinase family protein: protein MTSNPDETDQAAVTDDERAETTAADVLRERNIDPVTMQVIGGELDTIAQEMGYKLIRSSYSSIIRESEDMGAGIFTTDCRELCESDSTPMHVGSLIGYLDGMYRTFEERGVDREDVINKGDVFIHNHPHYGASHSPDIAVAVPIFFEGEHIAWAANTAHHLDIGSATPGLAIDLEDMYAEGSLFRATKVYEQGERVDGIWDFIEDNVRTPREVIGDLQAQISSCHVGEDRYLDLVEKYGLEEIQGAGEALMDYAEALLRNEIRTIPDGTYYAEDYLDDDGRNRDVPLKIAAEVTVDGSDITVDMSESADQTPTGYNIPFHGSTDVCIYFTIRSLLMDTFVRDEYLPQNSGTFAPVHPKARPGCMFNPTPPTSAFARINQVDKMSDLIIEALAEAIPDRVCAGTCGQVYFVSYGGTNDAGEYWVYLEVNEGSYGGRPGADGLDAVDGLVHNTKNRPVEDIELSHPMRLERYGLREDGHGAGRTRGGHGIVRESRFLTDAVMTMEGDGNTYRPHGLFGGGEGTHGDLKHIKADGEVLDLHSKESGYKFEADDRVLIKTASGGGYGDPHERPADAVYEDYRDGLVSATDAREEYGVVIDDGSLDTAATAELRGE, encoded by the coding sequence ATGACCAGCAACCCCGACGAAACGGATCAGGCGGCGGTAACGGACGACGAACGCGCGGAGACGACGGCGGCGGACGTCCTCCGCGAACGAAACATCGATCCGGTGACGATGCAGGTCATCGGCGGCGAACTCGACACGATCGCCCAGGAGATGGGCTACAAACTCATCCGCTCGTCGTACTCCTCGATCATTCGCGAGAGCGAGGACATGGGCGCGGGGATCTTCACCACCGACTGTCGCGAACTCTGTGAAAGCGACTCCACGCCGATGCACGTCGGTTCGCTCATCGGCTACCTCGACGGCATGTACCGGACGTTCGAGGAACGCGGCGTCGACCGCGAGGACGTGATCAACAAGGGCGACGTCTTCATCCACAACCACCCACACTACGGCGCGAGCCACTCGCCGGACATCGCCGTCGCGGTGCCGATCTTTTTCGAGGGCGAACACATCGCCTGGGCGGCGAACACCGCACACCACCTCGACATCGGCTCGGCGACGCCCGGGCTCGCCATCGACCTCGAGGACATGTATGCCGAGGGGAGTCTGTTCCGGGCGACGAAAGTGTACGAACAGGGCGAACGGGTCGACGGCATCTGGGACTTCATCGAGGACAACGTCCGGACGCCGCGGGAGGTCATCGGCGACCTGCAGGCCCAGATCTCCTCGTGTCACGTCGGCGAGGATCGCTACCTCGACCTCGTCGAGAAGTACGGACTCGAGGAGATACAGGGCGCCGGCGAGGCGCTCATGGACTACGCCGAGGCGCTGTTGCGCAACGAGATCCGGACGATTCCCGACGGCACCTACTACGCCGAGGACTACCTCGACGACGACGGCCGCAACCGGGACGTCCCCCTGAAGATCGCCGCGGAGGTGACCGTCGACGGCAGCGACATCACCGTCGACATGAGCGAGTCCGCCGACCAGACGCCGACGGGATACAATATCCCGTTCCACGGCTCAACCGACGTCTGTATCTACTTCACGATTCGATCCCTGCTGATGGACACGTTCGTTCGCGACGAGTACCTCCCGCAGAACTCGGGGACGTTCGCCCCGGTCCACCCGAAGGCCCGACCGGGCTGTATGTTCAACCCGACGCCGCCGACGTCGGCGTTCGCCCGCATCAACCAGGTCGACAAGATGAGTGACCTCATCATCGAGGCGCTCGCCGAGGCGATCCCCGACAGGGTCTGTGCGGGCACCTGCGGGCAGGTGTACTTCGTGAGCTACGGCGGCACGAACGACGCGGGCGAGTACTGGGTCTACCTCGAGGTGAACGAGGGCTCCTACGGCGGTCGACCCGGCGCGGACGGCCTCGACGCGGTAGACGGGCTCGTCCACAACACGAAAAACCGTCCCGTCGAGGACATCGAACTCTCGCACCCGATGCGTCTCGAGCGCTACGGGCTCCGCGAGGACGGCCACGGTGCCGGTCGGACCCGGGGCGGCCACGGGATCGTTCGGGAGTCTCGGTTCCTCACGGACGCCGTGATGACGATGGAGGGCGACGGGAACACGTACCGCCCGCACGGACTCTTCGGCGGCGGGGAGGGGACCCACGGCGACCTGAAGCATATCAAAGCCGACGGCGAAGTGCTCGATCTGCACTCGAAGGAGTCCGGCTACAAGTTCGAGGCCGACGACCGCGTGCTCATCAAAACCGCGAGCGGCGGCGGCTACGGCGATCCGCACGAGCGGCCGGCCGACGCCGTCTACGAGGACTACCGGGACGGATTAGTGTCGGCGACCGACGCCCGCGAAGAGTACGGCGTCGTCATCGACGACGGGTCCCTCGATACGGCGGCGACGGCGGAGCTGCGCGGCGAATAG